A single genomic interval of Myxosarcina sp. GI1 harbors:
- a CDS encoding late competence development ComFB family protein, translated as MSKKVINLTLPIVEREIDLLLEMYPHKLHQLQLNNSDLRQELIAYILNRIPSVYGTINDGALDNCDRDLEAFLEYQIQIEALVFQGIDYLVPAKHLDRICD; from the coding sequence ATGTCTAAAAAAGTTATCAATTTGACTTTACCGATAGTCGAACGAGAAATAGATTTACTCTTGGAAATGTACCCCCATAAACTCCACCAATTGCAGTTAAACAATTCCGACTTACGACAAGAGTTAATCGCTTATATCTTGAATCGCATTCCTAGCGTATATGGAACTATAAACGATGGTGCGCTCGATAATTGCGATCGCGATTTGGAAGCATTCTTAGAATACCAAATTCAGATTGAAGCTTTAGTGTTTCAAGGAATCGATTATCTCGTACCAGCGAAACATTTAGATCGAATTTGCGATTAG
- a CDS encoding DUF4278 domain-containing protein — MKLHFHGRDYEDPYLEWQVSEGEIGGKYRGTAWKLHRLKEPHYIPAHHDELVYRGIHYIK; from the coding sequence ATGAAACTACATTTTCACGGTCGAGATTATGAAGACCCTTACTTAGAATGGCAAGTGAGCGAAGGTGAAATAGGCGGTAAATATCGCGGTACAGCCTGGAAACTCCATCGCCTGAAAGAACCGCACTATATTCCCGCTCATCATGACGAACTAGTATATCGTGGCATTCACTATATCAAATAG